The Microbacterium luteum nucleotide sequence ATCGGCCGCACCCCCGGCACGAGCGATGCGAAGTTCGTCTTCGTCGGCGCGGGCGGCTGGGCGATCAAGCTGCTGCAGTCCTCGCGCATTCCCGAGATCTCCGGCTACGGCGTGTTCCCGATCGGCGGTCAGTGGCTGAAGACGTCGAATCCGGCGATCGTCGCCCGCCACCGGGCGAAGGTGTACTCGCAGGCCTCCGTCGGCGCACCCCCCATGTCCGTCCCGCACCTGGACACCCGCGTCGTGGACGGTGAGACCTCGCTGCTGTTCGGCCCCTTCGCGACCTTCAGCCCGAAGTTCCTCAAGAACGGACGCTGGTTCGATCTGTTCGCGCAGGTGCGTCCCGGCAACATCCTGCCGATGCTCAAGGTCGCGATCGACAACCCCGGCCTCATCAAGTACCTCGTGAGCGAGCTGCTGAAGAATCACGCGCAGAAGGTGGCGAGCCTGCGTGATTTCATGCCCACAGCCAAAGACGAGGACTGGGAGCTGCTCGACGCCGGCCAGCGCGCCCAGGTGATGAAGAAGGACCCCAAGAAGCTCGGCGTGCTGCAGTTCGGCACCGAGGTCGTCACGAGCGCGGACGGGTCGATCGCCGGTCTTCTGGGAGCCTCGCCCGGCGCCTCGACGGCGGTGTCCATCATGCTCGGGCTGCTGAAGACCTGCTTCCCCGACCGCGTGTCGGAGTGGGAGCCGCGGCTGCGAGAGCTCATCCCGAGCTACGGCGAGACGCTCAACCCCCGCCCGGAGGCGGCGGACGCGGTGCTGGACACGACCGCCCGGGTTCTCGCCATCCAGCGATGATCCGCGCAGCGGGCATGTCCGCAGCGACGGGCACGGTCGGACGCCGGTAGGAGGAGGAGTCGTGGCGAAGCTCTACTTCCGCTACGGGGCGATGAACTCCGGCAAGTCCACCGCCCTGCTTCAGGCGGCGTACAACTACGAGGAGCGCGGTCAGCGCGTGCTGCTGGCCAAGCCTGCCATCGACACCAAAGACGCCGATCGCGTCTCGAGCCGTCTCGGCGTCACGCGGCCGGTCGACTTCCTGATCCGTCCCGATGAGGACCTGCGCGCTCTGTTCGCCGAGCATCGCGCGCGCGTTCAGGCGGAGGCGCGGGAGAGTCTGCTCCCCGATGAAGACCCACCGCGGCGCGCCGACGTGGCGTGCCTGCTGCTCGACGAGGCGCAATTCCTCACCCCGGCTCAGGTCGACGATCTGATGCGGATCGTCGTCCTCGACCGCATCCCGGTTCTCGCCTACGGCATCCGCACCGATTTCCGCACCGAGGCGTTCCCCGGCTCGCGACGCCTCATGGAGCTGGCGCACAGTCTCGAGGAGCTGAAGACCATCTGCCGCTGCGGACGGAAGGCGCTTTTCAACGCGCGCCTGGTGGGCGGGAGGTTCGTCTTCGACGGCGACCAGGTCGCGATTGACGAGCTGACGGCGGACCGCGTGACCTACGAGTCGATGTGCGCGGAGTGCTACCTGGGTGAGTCGGGCGGACGGCTGGACGGACGCTGATCGCCCGCCGGGGCGGTGCTGGCTAGTCTGGAGGCATGCGAGTACTCCTTGCCGGCGGGGCCGGCTACATCGGCGCGCACACCGCCGTCTCCCTGCTCGACGCCGGACACGAGGTCGTGCTGCTCGACGACCTGTCGGGCACGAGCGCCGTCGCGGCGCAGCGCGTCGAGCGGATCACCGGCAAGAGCGCCCCGCTCGTGGTCGGGAACGCCGCCGACGACGAGGTCGTCGAGAGCGCGTTCGCCGACCACGGCCCGATCGACGCCATCATCCACTTCGCCGCCTTCAAGGCGGTCGGGGAGTCGACCCAGAAGCCGCTGGAGTACTACGCCAACAACCTCGACACCACCTTCGCGCTGCTGCGCGTCGGCCTCGCACACGGCATCCGCTCCTTCGTCTTCTCGAGCACCGGAACCGTCTACTCCGACCCCGCCGACCTGCCGTTCACCGAGGAGTCGACCACGAGCGTCGACCTCTCGAACGCCTACAGCAAGTCCAAGCGCATGAACGAGGTCGTGCTGGCGGATGTCGCGCGCGTGAACCCCGACGTCAATGTCACGGTGCTGCGGTACTTCAACCCGGTGGGCGCGCACACGAGCGGCCTGATCGGCGAGGACCCCACCGGCATCCCGAACAACCTCATGCCGTACGTCTCGCGTGTCGCCATCGGAGCACTTGAGCGCATCGGCGTCTTCGGCGATGACTACGACACCCCCGACGGAACGGGACTCCGCGACTACATCCACGTCGTCGATCTCGCCGACGGGCACGTCTCCGCGCTCGAGAAGGCCGCACCGGGATACGCGGTGTACAACCTCGGCACGGGTCGGCCCGTGAGCGTGCTCGAGCTGATCTCCTCCTTCGAGAAGGCCGTCGGGCGCAAGCTCCCCACCCAGATCCTGGACCGCCGCCCCGG carries:
- the galE gene encoding UDP-glucose 4-epimerase GalE, yielding MRVLLAGGAGYIGAHTAVSLLDAGHEVVLLDDLSGTSAVAAQRVERITGKSAPLVVGNAADDEVVESAFADHGPIDAIIHFAAFKAVGESTQKPLEYYANNLDTTFALLRVGLAHGIRSFVFSSTGTVYSDPADLPFTEESTTSVDLSNAYSKSKRMNEVVLADVARVNPDVNVTVLRYFNPVGAHTSGLIGEDPTGIPNNLMPYVSRVAIGALERIGVFGDDYDTPDGTGLRDYIHVVDLADGHVSALEKAAPGYAVYNLGTGRPVSVLELISSFEKAVGRKLPTQILDRRPGDVAATYCDPAKAERELGWKARFGIDEASRDYWTWQSQNPQGYATAE
- a CDS encoding thymidine kinase produces the protein MAKLYFRYGAMNSGKSTALLQAAYNYEERGQRVLLAKPAIDTKDADRVSSRLGVTRPVDFLIRPDEDLRALFAEHRARVQAEARESLLPDEDPPRRADVACLLLDEAQFLTPAQVDDLMRIVVLDRIPVLAYGIRTDFRTEAFPGSRRLMELAHSLEELKTICRCGRKALFNARLVGGRFVFDGDQVAIDELTADRVTYESMCAECYLGESGGRLDGR
- a CDS encoding malate:quinone oxidoreductase, which encodes MTEPADVVLIGGGIMSATLGTLISELQPDWKIVVYERLSDVAEESSNAWNNAGTGHAALCELNYMPEAKDGTVDPAKAISINEQFQQSRQFWTSLVDAGVLDAPSTFINATPHMTFVRGEKDVAYLKKRYEALKDQPLFAGIEYSEDSRVINQWAPLLMDKRRAGEPFAATRVPAGTDVDFGALTRQMFAALRERGVEVITNREVRKVKRRGDGSWRIHWRDTIGRTPGTSDAKFVFVGAGGWAIKLLQSSRIPEISGYGVFPIGGQWLKTSNPAIVARHRAKVYSQASVGAPPMSVPHLDTRVVDGETSLLFGPFATFSPKFLKNGRWFDLFAQVRPGNILPMLKVAIDNPGLIKYLVSELLKNHAQKVASLRDFMPTAKDEDWELLDAGQRAQVMKKDPKKLGVLQFGTEVVTSADGSIAGLLGASPGASTAVSIMLGLLKTCFPDRVSEWEPRLRELIPSYGETLNPRPEAADAVLDTTARVLAIQR